In a single window of the Methylococcus sp. Mc7 genome:
- the istA gene encoding IS21 family transposase, whose product MTIAQELEAQILRYHHVEHWRIGTIATQLGVHRTTVQRVLAQAGLPARVAQPRASAVDPYVPFIRETLEKFPTLTASRLHAMVRERGYPGGADHFRHLIALHRPRPKAEAYLRLRTLPGEQAQVDWGHFGYLTLGRARRPLMAFVMVLSYSRCLFLRFFLDARMENFLRGHVAAFQAFNGVARVLLYDNLKSAVLERQGEAIRFHPTLLALAGHYRFEPRPVAVARGNEKGRVERAIRYVRDHFFAARTFADLADLNAQASAWCRGSAAERRWPEDRSRKVGEVFAEEQPRLIGLPDNPFPTEERTEVKAGKTPYIRFDLNDYSIPHTHVRRLLTVMADPERVRVLDGVAVIASHPRSYDRGAQIEEPAHLERLVTEKREARQHRDTDRLTKTVPASPLLLTQAAERGGRLGALTRELLALWERYGADELQAAIEIALERGVPHPNAVRLALEQRREARQLPPPLAVPLSPAAQQRDVPVRPHGLDGYDQLVDGRDSSDVLQGEGGHDR is encoded by the coding sequence ATGACCATCGCGCAAGAACTGGAGGCTCAAATCCTCCGTTACCATCACGTCGAACACTGGCGAATCGGCACCATCGCCACCCAGTTGGGGGTACATCGCACCACGGTGCAACGGGTGCTGGCCCAAGCCGGCCTGCCCGCCCGGGTGGCCCAGCCTCGGGCCTCCGCCGTGGATCCCTATGTGCCCTTCATCCGGGAAACCCTGGAGAAGTTTCCCACCCTGACCGCCAGCCGGCTCCATGCCATGGTGCGCGAGCGCGGCTATCCAGGCGGGGCGGACCATTTCCGCCATCTCATCGCCCTGCATCGGCCCAGACCCAAGGCGGAAGCTTACCTGCGGCTGCGGACCCTGCCGGGGGAGCAGGCCCAAGTGGACTGGGGCCATTTCGGTTATCTGACCCTCGGCCGGGCCCGGCGGCCACTCATGGCCTTCGTGATGGTGCTGTCCTACTCCCGTTGCCTCTTTCTGCGCTTCTTCCTGGACGCCCGCATGGAGAACTTCCTGCGCGGCCACGTGGCGGCCTTCCAGGCGTTCAACGGCGTGGCCAGAGTCCTGCTGTACGATAATTTGAAGAGCGCCGTGCTGGAGCGCCAGGGGGAGGCGATCCGCTTCCATCCCACCTTGCTGGCCCTGGCCGGGCATTACCGGTTCGAACCGCGGCCGGTGGCGGTGGCCCGTGGCAACGAGAAGGGCCGGGTGGAACGGGCCATCCGTTATGTTCGCGACCACTTCTTCGCCGCCCGGACCTTTGCCGATCTGGCCGATCTGAACGCGCAGGCCTCGGCCTGGTGCCGGGGCTCTGCCGCCGAAAGACGCTGGCCCGAAGACCGCAGTCGCAAGGTCGGCGAGGTTTTCGCCGAGGAGCAGCCCCGGCTGATCGGCTTGCCGGACAATCCCTTTCCCACCGAGGAGCGGACCGAGGTGAAAGCCGGCAAGACGCCTTACATCCGCTTCGATCTCAACGACTACTCCATTCCTCACACCCACGTCCGGCGGCTGTTGACCGTGATGGCCGATCCCGAGCGGGTACGGGTACTGGACGGGGTGGCGGTCATCGCCAGCCATCCCCGCAGTTACGACCGCGGCGCTCAGATCGAGGAGCCCGCCCATCTCGAACGGCTCGTGACCGAAAAGCGCGAGGCCCGCCAGCATCGGGATACCGATCGGCTGACGAAAACCGTTCCCGCCAGCCCGTTGCTGCTGACCCAAGCGGCCGAACGCGGCGGCCGTCTCGGCGCCCTCACCCGCGAGTTGCTGGCTCTGTGGGAGCGCTATGGGGCCGATGAGCTCCAGGCCGCCATCGAGATCGCCCTCGAACGCGGCGTCCCTCATCCCAACGCCGTGCGCCTGGCCCTGGAACAGCGCCGCGAAGCCCGCCAACTCCCACCCCCCCTGGCCGTTCCCCTGTCACCCGCCGCACAACAACGGGATGTCCCGGTTCGACCCCATGGCCTCGACGGTTACGACCAATTGGTGGACGGTCGCGACTCAAGCGACGTTTTGCAAGGGGAGGGCGGCCATGATCGATGA
- a CDS encoding response regulator produces the protein MKRILIVDDDAALRELVADYLNASGYTVEGVGDGVDMRAVLNERAVDLVILDLMLPGEDGLSLLHGLRERHGPPVIIVSARGDEVDRVVGLELGADDYLAKPFGPRELLARVRAVLRRSGGPDAPPEAQALSFGPFRLHLNTHVLTRDGAEIPLTSGEFNLLRVLLEHANQVLSRDQLMSLLKGYERSPFDRSIDVRVTRLRRKIEPRPEAPVYLRTVWGEGYLFTPQGEETR, from the coding sequence ATGAAGCGAATTCTCATCGTCGACGACGATGCGGCACTGAGGGAACTGGTGGCGGATTACCTGAACGCCAGCGGCTACACGGTCGAAGGCGTGGGCGATGGTGTGGACATGCGCGCCGTATTGAACGAGCGCGCCGTGGATCTGGTGATATTGGATCTCATGCTGCCCGGCGAGGACGGTTTGAGTCTGTTGCACGGGCTGCGCGAACGCCACGGCCCGCCGGTGATCATCGTCTCCGCGCGCGGCGACGAGGTGGATCGGGTGGTGGGTCTGGAGCTGGGGGCGGACGATTACCTGGCCAAGCCCTTCGGCCCGCGCGAACTGCTCGCCCGGGTGCGCGCGGTGCTGCGCCGCAGCGGCGGCCCGGACGCTCCGCCGGAAGCTCAGGCGTTGAGCTTCGGGCCGTTCCGCCTGCATCTGAACACCCATGTCCTCACCCGCGACGGCGCCGAGATCCCCCTGACTTCCGGCGAATTCAACCTGCTCCGGGTGCTGCTGGAACATGCCAACCAGGTGCTGTCGCGCGATCAGCTGATGAGCCTGCTCAAGGGCTATGAACGCTCGCCCTTCGACCGCAGCATCGACGTGCGGGTCACCCGTCTGCGCCGCAAGATCGAACCCAGGCCGGAAGCCCCTGTTTACCTGCGCACCGTCTGGGGCGAGGGCTATTTATTCACGCCCCAGGGCGAAGAGACAAGGTGA
- a CDS encoding ATP-binding protein, with protein sequence MKRRPSLFRRTALTVAAGLLVFQLAAGLAMFLNLVFPLAYRSADDLAALLVLSARIWTELPPEKRPAFEAELRDGHGLILRESECPLTESSLPYPYLRFLRSALASRLASDQSPRLSEDAHENFQVEFAQGGRLLRFEFSKTRIPPRPSRALVWIVVAGTLATLALSGLLARRVSAPVARLAEAARRIGSGDQPPQLPETGEAELADLARVFNETSRQLQARRENQTTLLAGVSHDLRSPLARMKMAAGLLAEQGSSPLLLRMQRDIVEMDALIGAQLELARAQERENAELTDIDALLGELVEAAEAQAPGRLRLRADGPACRATLAPLALRRSIGNLLDNALRYGGEGEIQVVRRRIKGAIFIGVRDRGPGIPPHLTEAVFRPFYRVESSRSRATGGSGLGLAITRQLAETQGWRVALKARRGGGVCAWLAIP encoded by the coding sequence GTGAAACGACGGCCTTCTTTGTTTCGACGCACCGCGCTCACCGTGGCGGCGGGGCTGCTGGTTTTCCAGCTGGCCGCGGGGTTGGCGATGTTTCTCAACCTGGTGTTTCCGCTCGCCTACCGATCCGCTGACGATCTGGCCGCCTTGCTGGTGTTGTCCGCGCGCATCTGGACCGAGTTGCCGCCGGAGAAACGCCCGGCTTTCGAGGCGGAGTTGAGGGACGGCCACGGCTTGATCCTGCGTGAATCCGAGTGCCCGCTGACCGAGAGCAGCCTGCCTTATCCCTATCTCCGCTTCTTGCGGTCGGCGCTCGCGAGTCGCCTTGCGTCCGATCAGTCCCCGCGTCTGTCGGAAGATGCGCACGAGAACTTTCAGGTGGAGTTCGCCCAGGGCGGACGGCTGTTGCGTTTCGAATTCTCCAAGACCAGAATCCCTCCGCGCCCGAGTCGGGCGTTGGTCTGGATCGTCGTGGCCGGCACTCTGGCCACACTGGCTCTATCCGGCTTGCTGGCCAGGCGGGTCAGCGCGCCGGTCGCCCGACTGGCGGAAGCCGCGCGGCGGATCGGCAGCGGGGATCAGCCGCCGCAACTGCCGGAAACCGGCGAGGCCGAACTGGCCGATCTGGCGCGCGTATTCAACGAAACGTCCCGCCAACTCCAGGCCCGACGCGAGAACCAGACCACCCTGCTGGCCGGGGTTTCCCACGACCTGCGGAGCCCTTTGGCGCGGATGAAAATGGCCGCAGGGCTGCTCGCAGAACAAGGTTCCTCGCCGCTGCTGCTGCGCATGCAGCGCGACATCGTGGAAATGGATGCGCTCATCGGCGCGCAACTGGAACTCGCCCGCGCCCAGGAACGCGAGAATGCCGAACTCACGGACATCGACGCGCTGTTGGGCGAATTGGTCGAAGCGGCCGAGGCCCAGGCGCCGGGCCGACTGCGACTGCGCGCCGACGGCCCCGCCTGCAGAGCAACTCTGGCCCCGCTGGCCTTGCGGCGCAGCATCGGCAACTTGCTGGACAACGCCCTGCGCTACGGCGGTGAGGGGGAAATTCAGGTGGTGCGAAGGCGAATCAAGGGGGCAATTTTCATCGGCGTGCGCGATCGTGGTCCCGGCATTCCTCCGCACCTGACCGAAGCCGTGTTTCGTCCTTTCTACCGGGTCGAATCCTCTCGCAGTCGCGCCACCGGCGGCAGCGGCCTAGGCTTGGCCATCACCCGGCAACTGGCCGAGACCCAGGGCTGGCGAGTGGCGCTCAAGGCGCGTCGGGGCGGCGGCGTCTGCGCGTGGTTGGCAATTCCTTAG
- a CDS encoding IS630 family transposase — protein sequence MARVAISVSCTDQDRRELERLSNSRTEEARLVERAKIVMGCLAGKRNDEIAAELGIRPGTVGVWRRRFAAEGLKGLRDRKRPGKPPRYPPSELRNRLLAQIEQPPPAGQATWDGGSLSKALGVSDDAVWRLLRKEGIQLQRHRSWCVSTDPQFAIKSADIIGLYLNPPQNALVISVDEKPSIQALERASGFVFTSSGKLVRGLKSTYKRHGTINLFAALNVATGTIQSKTTTTKKRPDFQAFLDEVVADVPADREIHVILDNYCTHKKNDDWLAAHPNVHFHFTPTSASWLNQVEIWFGIMTRKALRGASFNSIDQLAQAINDFIAAYNDKAAPFVWRKREVKGSQLRNTIANLRN from the coding sequence ATGGCGCGAGTTGCCATATCGGTGAGTTGTACGGACCAAGACCGGCGTGAGTTGGAGCGTTTGAGCAATAGCCGCACCGAGGAGGCTCGTCTGGTCGAACGCGCCAAGATTGTCATGGGCTGTCTGGCGGGCAAGCGCAATGACGAAATTGCTGCTGAACTCGGTATCCGGCCCGGCACGGTCGGTGTCTGGCGCAGGCGCTTTGCGGCTGAAGGATTGAAAGGGCTGCGTGATCGAAAAAGACCGGGCAAGCCTCCGCGGTACCCGCCGTCCGAGTTGCGCAATCGATTGCTTGCGCAAATTGAGCAGCCGCCGCCGGCCGGGCAGGCCACGTGGGATGGCGGGTCGTTGTCGAAAGCCTTGGGGGTTTCCGATGATGCCGTCTGGCGACTGTTGCGCAAAGAAGGCATCCAACTCCAGCGGCATCGCTCGTGGTGCGTCAGCACGGACCCTCAGTTTGCCATCAAGTCGGCCGACATTATCGGGCTGTACCTGAATCCGCCGCAAAATGCGTTGGTCATTTCCGTTGATGAAAAGCCTTCCATTCAGGCGCTGGAAAGGGCCAGCGGTTTCGTCTTTACCAGCAGCGGCAAGCTGGTTCGTGGATTGAAAAGCACCTATAAGCGCCATGGCACGATCAATCTTTTTGCGGCCTTGAATGTGGCGACCGGTACCATTCAGTCCAAAACCACCACGACCAAGAAGCGTCCTGACTTTCAGGCCTTTCTCGATGAGGTGGTCGCCGATGTTCCGGCTGATCGGGAAATTCATGTGATTCTCGACAACTATTGCACTCACAAGAAGAACGATGACTGGTTGGCCGCCCATCCCAACGTGCACTTTCACTTCACGCCCACTTCAGCCAGTTGGTTGAACCAAGTGGAAATCTGGTTTGGCATCATGACCCGCAAGGCCTTACGTGGGGCCAGTTTCAACAGCATCGACCAACTGGCGCAGGCGATCAACGATTTCATCGCCGCCTACAACGACAAGGCCGCCCCATTCGTCTGGCGCAAGCGGGAAGTCAAAGGCTCCCAGCTGCGCAATACTATCGCTAATTTACGCAATTAA
- a CDS encoding phosphocholine-specific phospholipase C: MGNTDRRTFLKLMGSGAMATAMPTSIARALEIPANNRTGTIKDVEHIVILTQENRSFDHYFGAMRGVRGFADPRAVMLPNGKPVWHQPNGTGYLLPFRPDVENAGLWFSPDPPHSWNNTHAAWNWGNYDQWVPNKGVAAMTYLGRKDIPYHYALADAFTICDAYHCSLMGGTDANRYYMWTGWCGNDGQGGGPVIFNDEAGYDWHTYPERLQDAGITWKVYQDIGDGLNADNGNWWGWTSDPFIGNYGDNSLLYFHQYQNAQPGNPLADRAKTGTEIKAHGKDPLMLLEDFRADVMSGNLPQVSWIAAPEAYGEHPIWPANWGAWYISRIMDILVANPEVWSKTVFIINFDEEGGYFDHMVPPTPPMNDGQGLSTVDTINEIFPGNPADPRNPPSAPYGLGMRVPMLVISPWSKGGWVNSEVFDHTSLIRFIEARFADEHPDLIEPNITPWRRAVVGDLTSAFDFKRPNAWKVRLPATGTYLPTDLNKDAYSKEVPTPPVNQTLPVQETGIRRARALPYALNAHGARIDNAFRIDFDNAGTAGAVFQVRSRNNQEMPRTYTVEPSKSLSGSWSTSAGYDLSVYGPNGFFRSFKGSPNGPANLDIKASYDKGRNGITLNIANLANGKAKVRLLDKYTGRFTVLELQSRASTSRRWSLGLFSGWYDLIVTVEGDAGFEYRLAGHVETGKDGISDPMMGGLI, encoded by the coding sequence ATGGGCAATACCGATCGTCGTACATTCCTCAAGTTGATGGGTTCGGGCGCAATGGCTACAGCGATGCCGACCAGCATCGCCCGCGCCTTGGAGATTCCCGCCAACAATCGCACGGGCACCATCAAGGACGTGGAACACATCGTCATCCTGACGCAGGAAAACCGCTCTTTCGATCACTATTTCGGCGCGATGCGAGGCGTACGGGGCTTCGCCGATCCCAGGGCGGTGATGCTGCCGAACGGCAAGCCGGTCTGGCATCAGCCCAATGGAACCGGCTATCTCCTGCCGTTCCGCCCGGACGTCGAAAACGCTGGCCTGTGGTTCTCGCCGGATCCGCCCCACAGCTGGAACAACACCCATGCCGCCTGGAACTGGGGCAATTACGACCAGTGGGTGCCGAACAAGGGGGTCGCCGCCATGACCTACCTGGGCCGCAAGGACATCCCCTACCACTACGCCCTGGCGGACGCCTTTACCATTTGCGACGCCTACCATTGCTCCCTGATGGGCGGAACCGATGCCAACCGCTATTACATGTGGACCGGCTGGTGCGGCAACGACGGCCAGGGCGGCGGCCCGGTGATCTTCAACGACGAGGCCGGCTACGATTGGCACACCTATCCGGAGCGGCTGCAGGACGCCGGCATTACCTGGAAGGTATATCAGGACATCGGCGACGGTCTGAACGCGGACAACGGCAACTGGTGGGGCTGGACTTCCGATCCGTTCATCGGCAACTACGGCGACAACTCCCTGCTGTATTTCCATCAATACCAGAACGCGCAGCCCGGCAATCCGCTGGCGGATCGCGCCAAGACCGGAACGGAAATCAAGGCGCACGGCAAGGATCCGCTGATGCTGCTGGAGGACTTCCGCGCGGACGTCATGTCGGGCAATCTGCCTCAGGTTTCCTGGATCGCCGCGCCCGAGGCCTATGGCGAACATCCGATCTGGCCGGCCAACTGGGGTGCGTGGTACATCTCCCGGATCATGGACATTCTGGTTGCCAACCCGGAGGTTTGGAGCAAGACCGTCTTCATCATCAATTTCGACGAGGAAGGCGGCTACTTCGACCATATGGTTCCGCCGACCCCGCCGATGAACGACGGCCAGGGCCTGTCCACCGTCGACACCATCAATGAAATCTTTCCGGGCAACCCCGCCGATCCCAGGAATCCCCCGTCGGCCCCTTACGGCCTGGGAATGCGCGTGCCGATGCTGGTTATTTCCCCGTGGAGCAAGGGGGGCTGGGTGAACTCGGAGGTGTTCGACCATACCTCCTTGATCCGCTTCATCGAGGCACGCTTCGCGGACGAGCATCCCGACCTGATCGAACCCAATATCACCCCGTGGCGACGTGCGGTGGTGGGCGATCTCACCAGCGCCTTCGACTTCAAGAGACCCAACGCCTGGAAGGTCAGGCTGCCGGCCACCGGCACCTATCTGCCGACCGACCTGAACAAGGACGCCTACTCGAAAGAGGTACCGACCCCGCCCGTCAATCAGACGCTGCCTGTCCAGGAGACCGGTATCCGTCGGGCGCGCGCTCTGCCCTACGCACTCAATGCCCATGGCGCTCGCATCGACAATGCGTTCCGGATCGATTTCGATAACGCCGGTACGGCTGGCGCCGTCTTTCAAGTACGTTCGCGGAACAACCAGGAAATGCCTAGAACGTACACCGTCGAACCCTCCAAATCGCTCTCCGGCAGCTGGAGCACCTCGGCTGGCTACGACCTGTCGGTTTACGGCCCGAACGGCTTTTTCCGGTCCTTCAAAGGTAGCCCAAATGGCCCGGCCAATCTGGACATCAAAGCCAGCTACGACAAAGGGAGAAACGGCATCACGCTGAACATCGCCAATCTCGCAAACGGAAAGGCCAAGGTCCGCCTCCTGGACAAGTACACCGGCAGGTTCACGGTGCTTGAATTGCAGAGCAGAGCCAGCACGTCGAGGCGCTGGTCGCTCGGTCTGTTCTCAGGGTGGTACGACCTGATCGTCACCGTCGAAGGCGACGCCGGCTTCGAATATCGACTCGCCGGCCATGTCGAAACCGGCAAGGACGGCATCAGCGACCCCATGATGGGCGGGCTGATCTAG
- a CDS encoding VOC family protein, producing the protein MSNVANWFEIPVKDLARAKAFYGDVMQTTFKDEEMGGYQMAIFAYEGQAVSGMLIAGEHYEPSQTGAVVYLNGGADLSQPLQRAVEHGGSVLVPKTPIHDGDCGYFAQFLDSEGNRVGLYSPA; encoded by the coding sequence ATGAGCAACGTAGCGAACTGGTTCGAAATCCCGGTGAAAGACCTGGCGCGTGCCAAGGCTTTTTACGGAGACGTCATGCAAACGACGTTCAAGGACGAGGAAATGGGTGGTTACCAGATGGCGATCTTCGCTTATGAAGGCCAGGCGGTCAGCGGCATGCTGATAGCGGGCGAGCATTACGAGCCCAGCCAGACCGGCGCGGTCGTCTATCTCAACGGCGGAGCGGACCTGAGCCAGCCGCTGCAGCGCGCGGTCGAGCACGGCGGCAGCGTGCTGGTGCCGAAAACGCCGATCCATGACGGCGACTGCGGCTACTTCGCGCAATTCCTGGACAGCGAAGGCAACCGCGTCGGCTTATACTCGCCGGCTTGA
- a CDS encoding YafY family protein, translating into MRRADRLFQIVQILRNKRLVTARALAERLEVSERTIYRDIQDLSLSGIPVEGESGVGYTLRHAIDIPPIMFTAAELDALVVGARMVKSWAGTELGHSAQSVLDKVTAVVPAELKANIERSKLFSLRFGEREDIDVTLDICRKAIDLKRFLYFGYCRADGEQSRRRIRPLGLYFWGNVWSLAGWCELREDFRNFRLDRMQAILMENESFEDGAGQSLQDFIKRMTCNS; encoded by the coding sequence ATGCGACGCGCCGACCGCCTGTTTCAGATCGTCCAAATCCTGCGCAACAAGCGCTTGGTCACAGCAAGAGCGCTGGCCGAACGGCTGGAGGTCTCCGAGCGCACGATCTACCGCGACATCCAGGATCTGAGCCTGTCGGGCATTCCCGTCGAAGGGGAGTCGGGTGTCGGCTACACCTTGCGCCATGCCATCGACATACCGCCCATCATGTTCACCGCAGCAGAACTGGATGCGCTGGTGGTCGGGGCCAGGATGGTGAAGTCCTGGGCCGGAACCGAACTGGGCCATTCCGCGCAATCGGTGCTCGACAAGGTGACGGCCGTCGTCCCCGCCGAACTGAAGGCCAACATCGAGCGCAGCAAGCTGTTTTCCTTGCGCTTCGGCGAACGCGAGGACATCGACGTGACGCTCGACATCTGCCGGAAAGCCATCGATCTGAAGCGTTTCCTGTATTTCGGCTATTGCCGTGCGGACGGCGAACAAAGCCGGCGCCGCATCCGTCCTTTGGGCCTCTATTTCTGGGGGAACGTCTGGTCCTTGGCTGGTTGGTGCGAATTGCGGGAGGATTTCCGCAATTTCCGGCTCGACCGCATGCAGGCCATACTGATGGAAAACGAGTCCTTCGAAGACGGGGCGGGGCAAAGCCTACAGGACTTCATCAAGCGGATGACCTGCAATTCGTGA